ACTCGACCACTTGCTGGGCGCGATCCCGCTGGACGTCCCCATCATCAGCGATAAAGCTTTGAACGAGCGCGACTATGGCGACCTGAGCGGCCTCAACAAAGACGATATGAGGCAGAAGTACGGCGAAGAGCAGGTCCACATCTGGCGTCGGAGCTTCGATGTCCGTCCGCCGGGCGGCGAGGCTTTGAAGGACACGGCCGCCCGGACTTTGCCGTTCTTCGAGCGGGCGATCATGGGCGACGTCCGCCAGGGCAAGAACGTCCTCGTCGTCGCCCATGGGAATTCGAACCGCTCCATCGTCATGGATCTGGAGAAAATGAGCCCCGAACAGATTTTGGCCCTTGAACTGCCGACCGGCGTGCCGCGGGTCTACGAACTTGAAACCGACGGGCGCGTCGTTTCCGTAACGGATATGCGGTGACGCCGGTGGAACCTAAACCCTTTGTCCCGATGTCGCCTGAGGAGTATCAGGCGAACCAAGACAAGCAGCAACTCGACTTGCTCGTCGTGCTCTGGTACGTCAACATGGTGTTCGGCCTGATGCCGGGCTGCCTGGGCGCGGTCTATGGTTCGATGGGGTCGTTGTTCGCGTTCCTCCCGACGAAGGGGACGACTTCCGGAGACGTCATGATCACGGCCACGATCTTTGGAGGAATGGGGATCGTTCTCTTGGCGGTTTCGGTGTTGCTGATCGGTCTCAGCTTTTTTGCGGCGCGCTCGATCCGGGACCGGAAGAACCTGACGTTCGTGATGGTCGTGTCTGCGCTCAACTGCCTCCACATGCCTTTAGGCACGGGCTTGGGCGTGTTCACGTTCATCGTGACCTCACGCCCGACCGTGAAAGCGCTCTTCCGCTAGCGCTGGCGCCGGATCCTAAGGATCCTGTCGCCCCGTTCGATCTTGTCGACGACGGCGAAGCCCCGTACGACTTTGCCGAAGACCTCGTACATTCCGTTCAACCTGAAATTGTCCTTCAGGTTGATGAAGAACTGACTGTCGCCGCTGTCGTCCATGGGAGATTCGAGGGCCATTCCGACGGTGTACTTGGCATGGGTCAAGTCGTTGATCTCGTACTTGACCGTCTTGCCGCTTCCCTTTTCACCGAGGCCCGGAACCTCGCCGAATTTGCCCTTGTTCTTCCGCGCGAACGCTGTGCTGACTTTCTTCGACGTGGGGTCGCCCGTTTGGACGACGAAGTCGTCGACCTTGCGATGGAACATGATGCGGTCGTAGAACTTGTCGTCGACCAGCTTGATGACGTGAGCCACGAGGTTGGGCGCCTGCCCGGCGTCGAGTCCGATGGTGAACGTGCCGCGGCCCTGCACGACGACGTCGACAAGAGTGAGCGTTTCGGGCGCGGTCTGAGCGAGCGCGCAAGCCATGGTAAATGCGGCCAGCATGGGCTTAGTCTAGCCCCTAGGACAGCGACTTGGCGCTAGGCGCTCTCGTACGACATTTCGAGCGACTTCAGCCGCTCGTCGATCGAATCCCGGATACTGTCCGGCGAGTCGGCAGAACCCGCTTGGCCGGCCCGGTCGATCAGGCTCGCCGAGATATAGCCGGCGGCGAATCCGATCAGCAAGATAGTCAGGTTCTTGGCCACAGACTTCTATTTTGGACCAAAAAAACGGTGCCAGGCCCTGATCTTGGGCCCGGCACCGTCTTCACGGTCGTCGTCCGGCTTTACGGATCGACGTAGAGGTTTCCGGACGTGGATCCGGCCGAGGACGTCGCCGTGAACTGCACGGCCACGGTCCTCGAGACCTTGCTCGTCTCGACCTGGAAGTTCGCGGAGAGTTTGCCTGCCGGGATGGTGAGCACGCCCGAACCCTTGACCCTCGCGTAGTTGGTATTGCCGCTCGTCACCGTGACGGTGATCCCGCCCGGAGGCGCCGGCCCGTCGATCGTGACGGTACCGAGCGAATTACCTCCACCGTTCACCCTCGGCGGGTTGAAGGTGAGGTTACCGATGCCCGGGGACCGCACGATGACCGAGCCCGTGACCTGAGTCGGGAAGAGCTTGGCCGTGACCGTGACCGCGGTCGTCACGGCGACGGCCTTGGTCGGGACCAGGAACGAGAATTGGGACAGTCCCGCCGTGACGGTGACCGAAGCCGGGATCGAGATGATCCCTGCCGGAGCCGCCGTCAGCGTGATGACCGTACCGGTCGTCGCCTGAGTACTGAGCGTGATCGTCCCCTTCGTCGTCAGGCCACCAAGGACCGTAGACGGGCTGAACGAGAGGCTGAGCAAGGCAGGCGGGTTGACCGTCAGGACCTTGCTGTCCTTCACGAGGGCGGAGCCGACGACCGAGATGGTCGTCTTCTTCTGCACCGGAGTCCGGCGCGTCAGACACGTGAACTGGACGCTCGACTGGGCTTCCGGGACCACGATTTCCGCCGGGACGGTCGCCGCGCTGGTGTCGCTCGACGTGACCGACAGGGTCAGGCCTCCAGGAGGCGCCGGCCGTGTCAGCGACACCGTGCCGGTCGAGTTCTGCTGGAACCCGATGACCGTCGTCGGAGACAACGTCAGAGTGGCCTTGATGCCGCGAACGATCACCGTGCGGTACTTGTCGCTGAATCCAGGCTTGGTCGCATGGATGTTGGTCGTCGTGTCCGTGTTGACGATCGACGTGTTGAACGTGAACGAACTGCTCGTCGTCTGGCCCGCAGGGATGGTGACCTGCGTGTCGGACAGCGTGCCCGCGTTCGCGTTCGAGTTCGACAAGCTGACCGTCAGCCCGTTCGGGCCGGCCGGCCGCGTCAGTGAGACCTGACCCGTGATGACCGTGCCCGCCGTCACGTCGGTGCCCGGCGACAGGACGATGTCCAGGATGTCGATCGGGTCGATGTTCAGCGTGCCGTTAACGGACGTGCTGCCGTCGTCGGCCTTCAGGGTCGTGAACCCGCTGGAGATGGTCAGCGGCGCGGTCACCGTGAAGGTGATCTGGCCGGTCTGGGCC
The DNA window shown above is from Armatimonadota bacterium and carries:
- a CDS encoding 2,3-bisphosphoglycerate-dependent phosphoglycerate mutase, which produces MPKLVLVRHGQSLWNLENRFTGWIDVPLTKVGEQEAKAAGEKLRGTPIDVAYTSALKRAQRTLDHLLGAIPLDVPIISDKALNERDYGDLSGLNKDDMRQKYGEEQVHIWRRSFDVRPPGGEALKDTAARTLPFFERAIMGDVRQGKNVLVVAHGNSNRSIVMDLEKMSPEQILALELPTGVPRVYELETDGRVVSVTDMR
- a CDS encoding peptidylprolyl isomerase codes for the protein MLAAFTMACALAQTAPETLTLVDVVVQGRGTFTIGLDAGQAPNLVAHVIKLVDDKFYDRIMFHRKVDDFVVQTGDPTSKKVSTAFARKNKGKFGEVPGLGEKGSGKTVKYEINDLTHAKYTVGMALESPMDDSGDSQFFINLKDNFRLNGMYEVFGKVVRGFAVVDKIERGDRILRIRRQR